The proteins below come from a single Flavobacterium lindanitolerans genomic window:
- a CDS encoding EamA family transporter, with protein MRFRNINIPPIPAVLLAIISVQSGAAIAKTLFPSIGAAGTASLRIGISALILMAVYRPKLTKLTKEQWKFVIPYGLCLGAMNLVFYFAIERIPIGLAVTLEFIGPLMVAVLGSKRAVDFLWVLLAAAGIVLIAPWTTNGVDILGAALATLAGAFWAAYIVLGGKISQKMDGNEAVATGMLLAACLVVPFGIFGGGLEGLTPKFLGMGIALALLSSAIPFTLEMKALGRLPARTFSILMSLEPAAAAICAFIFLQEYLSFNEILAVVFVVAASAGSTITSRR; from the coding sequence ATGAGATTCAGAAACATCAACATACCTCCTATTCCTGCTGTTCTTTTAGCCATAATCAGCGTGCAATCAGGAGCGGCAATTGCCAAAACACTTTTCCCATCCATAGGGGCTGCGGGAACGGCTTCATTGCGAATTGGTATTTCTGCTTTGATTTTAATGGCAGTCTACAGACCAAAGCTCACAAAACTCACCAAAGAACAATGGAAGTTTGTGATTCCTTACGGTCTTTGTTTAGGAGCCATGAATCTCGTTTTTTATTTTGCAATTGAAAGAATACCTATCGGGTTGGCCGTGACGTTAGAATTCATAGGTCCGCTAATGGTAGCCGTTTTAGGTTCCAAACGTGCTGTTGATTTTTTATGGGTATTACTTGCCGCCGCAGGCATTGTTTTGATCGCTCCCTGGACTACAAACGGAGTGGATATTCTGGGTGCGGCTTTAGCTACATTGGCTGGCGCTTTTTGGGCGGCTTATATTGTTCTGGGAGGAAAAATTTCACAAAAAATGGACGGTAATGAAGCGGTAGCAACGGGTATGCTTCTGGCGGCCTGCCTTGTGGTGCCATTCGGAATTTTTGGTGGCGGATTGGAAGGGCTTACTCCTAAGTTTTTAGGCATGGGAATCGCTCTGGCTCTTTTATCGAGTGCCATTCCGTTTACTTTAGAAATGAAAGCTTTGGGCAGGCTTCCTGCACGAACCTTCAGCATATTGATGAGCCTGGAACCGGCTGCTGCTGCCATCTGTGCTTTTATATTTTTGCAGGAATACCTTTCCTTCAACGAAATTCTGGCCGTGGTTTTTGTTGTTGCCGCATCAGCAGGGTCAACAATTACCTCCAGACGGTAG
- a CDS encoding LytR/AlgR family response regulator transcription factor: MEKIRILIIEDDSFQAASLQEALEQKGYEVTATASNLKDALGYFYAQKPDIVIIDVYLGNDPDGILFAQRINENPATLKPFVFLTSSVDRETFESARLTNPYSYLIKPFNVLELQFAIELAIERFLEMPGMFSAHQTGTAIMEAFLLIKKKEALTKVLFSSIEYVRVEGKYVFIATHEESFLIEMSLKLLQQKLPEKQFIQVHRSYVVNMNLVKKLHLSDNQIELLSGNRIPMSRRFKEKFMERYSILK, from the coding sequence ATGGAAAAAATACGGATATTGATTATTGAAGATGATAGCTTTCAGGCAGCATCATTGCAGGAAGCTTTAGAACAAAAAGGATATGAAGTAACCGCAACTGCTTCAAACCTGAAAGATGCACTAGGTTATTTTTATGCTCAAAAACCGGATATTGTTATCATTGATGTTTACCTTGGTAATGACCCGGACGGTATATTGTTTGCCCAACGCATTAATGAAAACCCGGCTACGTTGAAACCCTTCGTATTCCTGACATCTTCTGTAGACAGGGAAACTTTTGAATCGGCACGATTGACTAATCCCTACAGTTATCTGATTAAGCCGTTTAATGTTTTGGAGTTGCAGTTTGCCATTGAGCTTGCTATAGAAAGATTTCTGGAAATGCCGGGAATGTTTTCTGCCCACCAAACCGGAACTGCAATAATGGAGGCTTTCCTTTTAATCAAAAAGAAAGAAGCCCTGACCAAAGTACTGTTCAGCAGTATTGAATATGTCAGGGTTGAGGGCAAATATGTTTTTATTGCTACCCATGAAGAATCTTTCCTGATTGAAATGTCTTTAAAGCTGTTGCAGCAAAAATTGCCTGAAAAACAATTCATTCAGGTACATCGCAGTTATGTGGTCAATATGAATCTTGTCAAAAAACTGCATCTGTCAGATAACCAAATAGAGCTTTTGTCCGGCAACAGGATACCAATGAGCAGAAGATTTAAGGAAAAATTCATGGAACGGTATTCCATTCTGAAATAG
- a CDS encoding DUF3857 domain-containing protein: protein MFLEYKKKYGDINEVVISNKSSYDIFIENKKLRVLQDSYYESMILSENGIQNNQENFSYSELVKLNKYEAYSIINDKGKDRKIKVTQTNEKQAKQNSVFYNDVKERQLIFSNLEAGAKKVYSVQTEFLDPFLLHSFIFGDNFPIVNSTLEVRTDKDINIGYRIFNDPTNSIEFSKSEKKGKYIYSWTLKDVKAVKMEPNNPGFRYFIPHINIYVKDYTIDKNTTKVLDNTEELYNYYKSFIKNLNKTDDTELKELSVELTEGLSSDTEKIKKIFYWVKDNIKYIAFENGYEGFIPREASLVFKRKFGDCKDMSSIITSMANYAGIKNVTVSWIGTREIPYSYEQLPTPSVDNHMIAVYNDNGNYIFLDATDRESRYGIPTSFIQGKEALISNGDTYKIITVPVVDAENNETVEVLKLSFDKEKIIGSGTVDYKGFARSSILSQIGDASNKRRFDMIKSLVLKGNNKFNLKGFSEKNVSDRDKPYQIDFNFELSDYALQVDKELYVNLFLDRLYEKLSLEPDRVTAFDLEYLAAYNGSYELELPKNYSVKYLPENVSFDNALMKFESQYTNIAGKVTLALKIQLKKILLEQPDFALWNETVKKLKNTYTQTLILTEK from the coding sequence GTGTTTTTAGAATATAAAAAAAAGTATGGTGACATCAATGAAGTCGTTATTAGCAATAAAAGTTCTTATGATATTTTTATTGAAAATAAGAAACTTCGCGTTTTACAAGACAGCTATTATGAATCCATGATACTGTCTGAAAACGGGATTCAAAATAATCAGGAAAACTTTTCCTATTCCGAATTGGTAAAACTTAACAAATATGAAGCCTATTCCATAATCAATGACAAAGGGAAAGATCGGAAAATTAAGGTTACACAAACGAATGAAAAGCAAGCAAAACAAAATTCTGTTTTTTACAATGATGTAAAAGAAAGACAGCTCATTTTTTCAAATCTGGAAGCCGGAGCTAAAAAAGTATATAGCGTACAAACGGAGTTTCTGGATCCTTTTTTATTGCACAGTTTTATTTTTGGAGACAATTTTCCAATAGTAAATTCCACATTAGAAGTCCGTACAGATAAAGACATCAATATTGGCTATCGTATATTCAATGACCCTACAAATAGTATTGAATTCTCTAAATCTGAAAAAAAAGGAAAATACATTTATAGCTGGACATTAAAAGATGTAAAAGCAGTAAAAATGGAGCCTAATAATCCAGGCTTCCGCTATTTCATACCGCATATAAATATTTATGTGAAAGACTATACTATTGACAAAAACACAACCAAGGTGCTTGATAATACGGAAGAACTGTATAATTACTATAAATCGTTTATTAAAAACCTAAACAAAACAGACGATACTGAACTCAAGGAACTCTCAGTTGAACTGACAGAAGGACTGTCTTCAGACACCGAAAAAATCAAAAAAATATTCTACTGGGTAAAAGACAATATCAAGTATATTGCTTTTGAAAACGGGTATGAAGGCTTCATTCCGCGTGAAGCCAGCCTGGTCTTCAAACGTAAGTTTGGCGACTGTAAGGACATGTCCAGTATTATTACTTCAATGGCTAATTATGCAGGAATAAAAAATGTAACCGTTTCATGGATTGGGACACGTGAAATTCCCTATTCTTATGAACAACTTCCTACTCCATCAGTAGACAACCATATGATTGCCGTATACAACGACAATGGAAATTACATATTTCTCGATGCTACCGATAGGGAGAGCCGCTATGGAATCCCAACTTCTTTTATTCAGGGGAAAGAAGCCCTGATTAGCAACGGCGATACCTACAAGATTATAACAGTTCCTGTGGTTGATGCAGAAAACAATGAAACTGTGGAAGTACTAAAACTAAGTTTTGATAAAGAAAAGATTATAGGTTCCGGAACTGTAGATTATAAAGGATTTGCAAGAAGTAGTATACTCTCCCAAATTGGAGACGCTTCTAATAAAAGGCGCTTTGATATGATTAAAAGTCTTGTGCTGAAAGGAAATAATAAATTTAATCTCAAGGGGTTTTCTGAAAAAAATGTTTCTGATCGCGACAAGCCTTATCAAATCGATTTTAATTTCGAACTTTCTGATTATGCCCTACAAGTGGATAAGGAATTATATGTTAACCTTTTCTTAGATCGCCTATATGAAAAATTGTCATTGGAACCGGATCGCGTAACCGCATTCGATTTAGAATATCTGGCAGCTTATAATGGTAGCTATGAGTTAGAATTGCCTAAAAACTATTCCGTAAAATACTTGCCGGAAAATGTCAGTTTTGATAATGCCCTCATGAAATTTGAAAGCCAGTATACCAACATAGCCGGCAAGGTTACTCTAGCCTTAAAGATTCAATTAAAAAAAATATTGCTTGAGCAACCTGATTTTGCCTTGTGGAATGAAACCGTTAAAAAACTTAAAAATACTTATACACAAACTTTAATACTTACCGAAAAATGA
- a CDS encoding tetratricopeptide repeat-containing sensor histidine kinase, with translation MKGTKDGRKQPDFVPFHNMHIQLYERQYSEVLPSILASIAVYSETSKNDTLLYLSYYARGSFYRKKGLKDEALASMLQAEKISKNIKNPPGNVGFYSDIANLFFELQQYEDALQYYLDLLHKNDFSANKKLQGAIYNNIARCYANIDKHDYEKAESYYKKSLAFYGEFQDSLNLAAVHLNLGDLYFEQYKDRLAVDHLKKALLYSEVSEAVDIKDDIYFNLSLAMESAGQTKKALEFYKKYVEQLEGIWNRDRIWGLAEQEKKFIVDKKQTEIQLLEKEAKLQKMQLDTKRMQSNTFFSIAAVLLLLLLVGLYSYSQRIKKNRVIALQNIQLDELNATKDRLFSIIAHDLRTPVYLLKESNLRLKKALIKNELTDLEKQLDLNINMTENTYSMLDNLLYWSLEQKNGSFYKKEQLPLHSIVGQVLVNYGNALKIKDIRLDKNIPEGIQVYADSNAIKIVLRNIIDNAIKFTQDGGSIKIDARIYENQAEIVVKDNGIGINKAMLDTIKSGKTVRQKDTSGRTSTGLGLELCRIMTEKNGERLMIESEEGKGTSVKIVLELVKK, from the coding sequence ATGAAAGGGACAAAAGACGGAAGAAAGCAACCGGATTTTGTCCCTTTTCACAATATGCACATACAGTTGTATGAAAGGCAATACTCCGAGGTACTTCCTTCTATACTGGCATCTATAGCTGTCTACAGTGAAACTTCAAAGAATGATACGCTTTTGTATTTGTCTTATTATGCCAGGGGAAGTTTCTACAGGAAAAAAGGACTGAAAGACGAGGCACTGGCATCAATGCTACAAGCAGAAAAAATTAGTAAAAACATAAAAAATCCTCCGGGAAATGTTGGTTTCTATTCTGATATTGCCAATCTTTTTTTTGAGCTCCAGCAATATGAAGATGCCCTTCAATATTATTTAGACCTGTTGCATAAAAATGATTTCAGTGCCAATAAAAAACTTCAAGGTGCGATATACAATAATATTGCCCGCTGTTATGCCAATATTGATAAGCATGATTACGAAAAAGCAGAGTCTTATTATAAAAAAAGCCTTGCTTTTTATGGAGAGTTTCAGGACAGTCTGAATCTTGCGGCTGTCCATCTTAATCTTGGCGACCTGTATTTTGAGCAATACAAAGATCGTCTGGCGGTTGACCATCTAAAAAAGGCACTTCTGTATTCTGAGGTTTCTGAAGCGGTGGATATAAAAGACGATATTTATTTTAATCTTTCTCTGGCTATGGAATCTGCCGGACAAACCAAAAAAGCGCTGGAATTTTATAAGAAATATGTGGAACAGTTGGAAGGAATCTGGAACAGGGATAGGATTTGGGGACTTGCCGAACAGGAAAAAAAGTTTATTGTCGATAAAAAACAGACGGAAATCCAACTTTTAGAGAAAGAGGCTAAACTTCAAAAAATGCAACTCGATACCAAACGGATGCAAAGCAATACCTTTTTTTCTATTGCTGCTGTTTTATTGCTGTTGCTTTTGGTGGGATTGTATTCTTACAGCCAACGTATAAAAAAGAATAGGGTAATTGCATTGCAAAATATACAGCTTGATGAATTAAATGCAACCAAGGACCGACTTTTTTCTATCATCGCACACGATTTACGTACTCCGGTGTATTTGCTTAAAGAAAGTAACCTCAGACTAAAGAAAGCCCTGATAAAAAATGAGCTTACCGATTTGGAAAAACAGTTGGACCTAAATATCAATATGACAGAAAATACTTACTCCATGCTTGATAATTTATTATATTGGTCACTGGAACAAAAAAACGGCTCCTTTTATAAAAAAGAACAATTGCCTTTACATTCCATAGTAGGACAGGTTCTTGTGAATTATGGTAATGCGCTAAAAATAAAAGATATAAGATTGGATAAGAATATACCTGAGGGAATACAGGTTTATGCAGATTCCAACGCTATTAAGATTGTGCTTCGCAATATTATAGACAACGCTATAAAGTTTACGCAGGATGGAGGTTCCATAAAAATAGATGCCCGTATTTATGAAAACCAGGCAGAAATTGTTGTAAAAGATAACGGTATAGGAATTAATAAAGCAATGCTGGACACTATAAAATCAGGAAAGACAGTGCGTCAAAAAGATACTTCAGGAAGGACAAGCACGGGTCTTGGTCTTGAGCTTTGCCGCATTATGACTGAAAAAAACGGTGAGCGGCTGATGATAGAAAGTGAAGAAGGAAAAGGAACTTCGGTTAAAATAGTACTGGAATTGGTAAAGAAATAG
- a CDS encoding DUF3857 domain-containing protein, protein MNSKFRIKAIYVFLILFSLNAFAQDFSFKNYNWDEKSAKIDIPSKYKEEKEAILERNTKIELLIDKGKAIQYYLIHEKRYINSDDAVERNNKIYIPFGANESVVSTKARVILKNGKVIELHNSDIKEETDEERGIKYKYFAVNGLEKGAVIEKIFIIEEFPEVKGYTVKMQDEYPIVKSTFQLIYPEHLIFRTKSYNGLSEAVVEKKQPNEKSNTLTVVETDTPALDDNENYSNWNSNIKRFRYKLDENLANGSKNLNNFKEFSTTLYERFHPQYDKKEQKAIDEFCKGIAKSNDIQEQVWNIENKIKKTINYNRYINSQETLQDIIKTKQANQSDILRLYIAVFQKMGVENNMVFTSNRYKMPFDKEFESYENLDELLFYFPAIKKFMTPTEIEYRIPLIPNELAGTNGLFIKEKAFAGTKMGIGEVAAIDIPSVEVTHDIIDVVIDFTKDLENPVVTDKIQFGGYSAFNFQPIKDFASPEQYKDMLKSIAQNYTVETEFKTLTTENDGVDNIGKKPFVMNVVFEGKDLIRKAGENYLFSAGQTIGKQMELYQENKRMMPVEINYPHAYTRKIRIILPEGVTVKNLDKFNMNYTADVNGKTEAAFISKYEKKGNEIIVENKEYYNILHYPLENFEAYRTVINAAADFNKIVIILNKQ, encoded by the coding sequence ATGAATTCTAAATTTAGAATAAAAGCAATATACGTTTTCCTTATTTTATTCAGCCTTAATGCCTTCGCGCAAGACTTTTCCTTTAAGAACTATAATTGGGATGAAAAGTCGGCTAAAATAGACATCCCTTCAAAATACAAAGAGGAAAAGGAAGCAATTTTAGAACGAAATACAAAAATTGAGCTACTTATTGATAAGGGTAAAGCCATCCAATATTATCTCATACATGAAAAGAGATATATCAACAGTGATGATGCCGTAGAGCGAAACAATAAAATCTATATTCCTTTTGGAGCCAATGAAAGTGTAGTTTCTACAAAAGCACGAGTTATTCTAAAAAATGGCAAAGTAATCGAACTTCATAATAGCGATATAAAAGAAGAAACAGATGAAGAAAGAGGTATCAAATACAAATATTTTGCAGTAAACGGACTTGAAAAAGGTGCTGTAATTGAAAAGATATTTATTATAGAAGAATTTCCTGAAGTCAAGGGCTATACCGTAAAAATGCAGGATGAATATCCAATCGTAAAAAGTACCTTCCAGTTAATTTATCCTGAACATTTGATATTCAGAACTAAAAGCTACAACGGACTTTCTGAGGCTGTAGTCGAAAAAAAGCAACCTAATGAAAAAAGCAACACTTTAACTGTGGTTGAAACCGATACGCCTGCACTTGACGACAATGAGAACTACTCGAATTGGAACAGTAATATTAAACGATTCCGTTACAAGTTGGATGAAAATTTAGCTAACGGTTCTAAAAATCTAAATAACTTTAAGGAATTCTCAACAACCTTATATGAAAGATTTCATCCTCAATATGACAAAAAAGAACAAAAAGCGATAGATGAATTTTGCAAAGGAATTGCTAAATCTAATGACATACAGGAACAGGTTTGGAATATTGAAAATAAAATCAAGAAAACAATAAATTATAACCGCTATATCAATAGCCAGGAAACACTACAGGATATTATCAAAACGAAACAGGCCAACCAAAGCGACATTTTAAGGCTGTACATTGCCGTATTCCAAAAAATGGGTGTTGAGAACAATATGGTATTTACATCCAATCGTTATAAGATGCCTTTTGATAAAGAATTTGAAAGCTATGAAAACCTCGACGAATTGCTATTCTATTTCCCTGCTATAAAAAAGTTTATGACTCCAACGGAAATTGAATACCGTATTCCATTAATTCCTAATGAATTGGCAGGAACTAATGGGCTTTTCATAAAAGAAAAAGCTTTTGCAGGTACAAAAATGGGAATTGGTGAAGTTGCAGCCATCGACATTCCAAGCGTAGAAGTAACACATGATATAATTGACGTTGTCATTGATTTTACAAAAGATCTTGAAAACCCTGTGGTAACAGATAAAATCCAATTTGGTGGCTATTCTGCTTTTAACTTTCAGCCGATCAAAGATTTTGCTTCACCGGAGCAATATAAAGATATGCTCAAAAGCATTGCCCAGAACTATACAGTCGAAACCGAATTCAAAACACTTACAACCGAAAATGACGGAGTTGACAACATTGGTAAAAAACCATTTGTAATGAATGTAGTATTTGAAGGAAAAGACTTGATTCGTAAGGCAGGGGAAAATTACCTGTTTTCTGCTGGTCAGACTATTGGAAAACAAATGGAACTCTATCAGGAAAACAAGCGAATGATGCCTGTAGAAATCAACTATCCACATGCTTATACACGTAAAATAAGAATAATATTGCCTGAAGGAGTTACTGTAAAAAACCTTGACAAATTCAATATGAATTATACTGCCGATGTAAATGGTAAAACGGAGGCTGCCTTTATCAGCAAATATGAGAAAAAAGGAAACGAAATTATCGTAGAAAATAAAGAATATTATAATATTCTGCATTATCCCTTAGAAAATTTCGAAGCCTACAGAACCGTAATTAATGCAGCGGCAGATTTTAATAAAATTGTTATCATATTAAATAAACAATAA
- a CDS encoding toxin-antitoxin system YwqK family antitoxin, with product MKNIFIAFVFGFSSISYAQTDYSFVYDSESFLSDGIRLYEEGKYQDALKTFDKIVKDDPNFYSAQYEKAITLAVGDDKEAARAFYENAYNKGYMKENPLFYMAYGNFLSDQKDYDKAEKMFQESLKIYPNSSSLFYNLALLYLRKEERQKSVDYLEKAITINPNHAGSHYMLGLIALEDGRVTEGSMALLAYLSLVNEGKGCENAILKLNAKFSENYLDKSKLTFSKSGDNFEEIDVILRNSLPLKSAYKVNSTIDDVIIRQVQAIAEYAAEHKVEGGFFETIYVPWLADIVKKKQFEGFSYHILLGMKEHLGKKITSQNKKITAFNETYLSRDFWQVFARRTVDLFGKQEQVVVYLKNNKPYLLGKEENGKKVGKYKVLNEDGNMVGELNLVNDELDGLQKYYDAKGRLTEEKNYSKGKAEGKRTKYYENGNVEFVENYKNDLLEGISTSYYYNGGKSCEVNFVNNERDGAFTCFYENGSKKSEINYSKGKFNSNYILYDTAGNISNSYSYVMGEIDGKVYEYYDGKIVKSEIEYKTGKISSPYKVYYPNGILKEETTYQNNNPATLVSNLPNGKKSYETLYDKDGYVATNNYFNGNDILYFQETYKKGEIKTALQFESGKSKATDVPVSKGNYVMKNLEGIVLTKGSYEKGKKKGEWNYFYNTGSLSAKENFDNGKLTGLAKTYATDERLSSVLNYVNDTISGVYENYEHGGLSNVYHYKGGQLNGPNKSFYPDGSISKENFYINGQLYKSIRYWQNGNANLVSWYVNDSAIKLENYSPDGKKLNEINYTNKNEKMSTAFFGGAEIHETTLKNGAFEGKYIVKDKNGRIISDNNYVNGLRHGKQIAYGPTGAPTSERNYYSGKPNGAGKYYDIAGNLRMSDNDMFGSDTGPLARYYHNKGKFLEYNQYNGNIEGEAKYYNQKGDNILIVGYQNNELLYYIKLDKNGKLSEKTPVVGQTAKIISSYPNGKTAIEINFVKGNIDGKLVVNSQDGKPEYEANYDMNLLSGPRIEYYVNGKVYKKENFKNSSFEGLQQFFKEDGKPWVTAEYKNDELHGLCKIYTNGIVSQTQRYDSDALVEIIK from the coding sequence ATGAAAAACATATTCATCGCCTTTGTTTTTGGGTTTAGCAGCATTAGTTATGCGCAAACAGATTATTCTTTTGTTTATGACAGTGAGTCTTTTTTAAGTGATGGCATACGCCTCTATGAAGAAGGAAAATATCAGGACGCTTTAAAAACATTTGATAAAATTGTAAAAGATGATCCTAATTTTTATTCTGCCCAATATGAGAAAGCTATAACGCTTGCTGTTGGCGATGACAAAGAAGCCGCCAGAGCATTTTATGAAAATGCCTACAACAAAGGTTACATGAAAGAAAACCCATTATTTTATATGGCTTATGGAAATTTTTTAAGTGACCAGAAAGATTATGATAAGGCAGAAAAAATGTTTCAGGAATCATTAAAAATTTATCCTAATTCAAGTTCATTATTCTACAATCTTGCCTTGCTTTATCTTCGCAAAGAAGAACGTCAAAAAAGTGTAGACTATCTTGAAAAAGCAATTACAATAAATCCAAATCATGCTGGTTCTCATTATATGTTAGGTCTGATAGCACTTGAAGATGGTCGTGTAACCGAAGGCTCCATGGCTCTTCTCGCCTATCTATCGCTTGTTAATGAAGGTAAAGGCTGTGAAAATGCAATCTTAAAACTTAATGCTAAGTTTTCAGAAAATTACTTGGACAAAAGCAAACTGACATTCTCCAAATCAGGCGATAATTTTGAAGAAATTGACGTTATCTTACGGAATTCTTTGCCCTTAAAAAGTGCCTATAAAGTGAATTCGACAATTGATGACGTAATCATTCGCCAGGTACAGGCCATTGCTGAATATGCCGCAGAACATAAAGTGGAAGGTGGCTTTTTTGAAACAATTTATGTTCCATGGCTTGCTGATATTGTAAAGAAAAAACAATTTGAAGGTTTCTCCTATCACATATTATTAGGAATGAAAGAACATCTGGGCAAAAAAATTACTTCCCAGAATAAAAAAATAACAGCCTTTAATGAAACTTATCTTTCCCGAGATTTTTGGCAGGTATTTGCAAGACGTACTGTCGATTTATTTGGAAAACAAGAACAGGTAGTCGTTTATCTGAAAAACAACAAGCCTTATCTTTTAGGCAAAGAAGAAAACGGAAAAAAAGTTGGCAAATACAAAGTTCTTAATGAAGACGGAAACATGGTCGGCGAACTCAATCTGGTTAATGACGAATTGGATGGCCTGCAAAAATATTACGATGCCAAGGGCCGGCTTACAGAAGAAAAGAACTATTCGAAAGGTAAGGCAGAAGGTAAAAGAACCAAGTATTATGAAAACGGAAATGTTGAATTTGTAGAAAATTACAAAAATGATTTGCTGGAAGGAATCAGTACCTCCTATTATTACAATGGAGGAAAAAGCTGTGAAGTAAATTTTGTAAATAATGAACGTGATGGGGCTTTTACCTGCTTTTATGAAAATGGTTCAAAGAAAAGTGAAATCAACTATTCAAAAGGTAAGTTTAATAGTAATTATATTCTATATGATACCGCCGGAAATATCTCAAATAGCTACTCTTATGTAATGGGTGAAATTGATGGTAAGGTATACGAATACTATGATGGAAAAATAGTAAAATCAGAAATTGAATACAAGACAGGAAAAATTTCATCTCCTTATAAAGTCTATTATCCTAATGGAATCCTTAAGGAAGAAACTACCTATCAGAATAATAATCCTGCTACTCTGGTTTCCAATCTTCCTAATGGGAAAAAATCGTATGAAACACTTTATGACAAAGATGGATATGTCGCAACAAATAACTATTTTAACGGCAATGACATTCTCTATTTCCAGGAAACATACAAAAAAGGAGAAATAAAAACGGCCCTGCAATTTGAATCCGGAAAATCAAAAGCAACAGATGTACCTGTGAGCAAGGGGAACTATGTAATGAAAAACCTGGAAGGTATAGTACTCACCAAAGGCAGTTATGAAAAAGGAAAGAAAAAAGGAGAATGGAATTATTTTTATAACACGGGTAGCCTGAGTGCAAAAGAAAACTTTGACAACGGAAAGCTAACAGGACTAGCAAAAACCTATGCTACTGACGAGCGACTTTCATCTGTTCTTAATTACGTTAATGATACTATTTCCGGAGTTTATGAAAACTATGAACATGGAGGTTTATCTAATGTTTATCACTATAAAGGTGGTCAATTAAACGGCCCAAATAAATCTTTTTACCCTGACGGAAGCATTTCAAAAGAAAATTTCTACATCAATGGACAACTGTATAAAAGCATTCGTTATTGGCAAAATGGTAATGCCAACCTTGTGTCATGGTATGTAAATGATTCTGCTATAAAATTAGAAAATTATAGTCCTGATGGTAAAAAACTAAACGAAATTAATTATACAAATAAGAATGAGAAAATGAGTACTGCATTTTTTGGTGGTGCAGAAATACATGAAACTACGCTTAAAAATGGTGCATTCGAAGGAAAGTATATTGTAAAAGACAAGAATGGCAGGATAATAAGCGATAATAATTATGTAAATGGTCTCCGCCATGGCAAACAGATTGCTTATGGTCCAACGGGAGCACCAACCAGTGAAAGGAATTATTATTCTGGAAAACCAAACGGTGCAGGCAAATATTATGACATTGCTGGAAACCTTAGAATGTCTGATAATGATATGTTTGGCAGTGACACGGGACCTTTGGCACGCTATTATCATAATAAAGGGAAATTTTTAGAATACAACCAGTATAATGGCAACATTGAAGGCGAGGCTAAATATTACAATCAAAAAGGCGATAACATTCTTATAGTAGGCTATCAAAATAATGAACTGCTCTACTATATAAAACTAGACAAGAACGGAAAACTAAGCGAAAAAACTCCGGTTGTTGGTCAAACAGCCAAAATAATTTCATCTTATCCAAATGGAAAGACGGCCATTGAGATTAATTTTGTCAAAGGCAATATTGATGGTAAGTTGGTAGTTAATAGCCAGGATGGTAAACCCGAATATGAAGCCAATTACGATATGAATCTTTTGTCCGGACCAAGAATTGAATATTATGTCAATGGAAAGGTTTATAAAAAGGAAAACTTTAAAAATTCCAGTTTTGAAGGACTACAGCAATTTTTTAAAGAAGATGGAAAACCTTGGGTAACGGCTGAATATAAAAATGATGAATTGCACGGCCTTTGCAAAATTTATACTAACGGAATTGTTTCACAAACCCAAAGATATGATTCAGATGCGCTGGTTGAGATTATTAAATAA